Proteins from a single region of Allocatelliglobosispora scoriae:
- a CDS encoding MsnO8 family LLM class oxidoreductase — MTVPLCILDLSPVPAGGGVAAALRNSVDLARRAEEFGYHRYWVAEHHFAAGVASSHPALLIAQIAAATSHIRVGSGAVQTGHQTALSIAEQFGLLDALYPGRIDLGLGRSGQRRVEAIAELGRPPVAPPEARVVDGLLIPRPFSFAKLIGSPRFAVYASLLQQEGALPPDFPAQVDEILALLAAEYRSEDGVEAYARAGEATDVEVWVLGSSGGESARVAGARGLPFAANYHVSPATVLEAAEGYRAAFQPSAGNAAPRMMVSADVVVASDDEEARRLATPYALWVRSIRLGEGAIPYPTPEQAAAYAWSDEDRELVADRLATQFVGSPQTVAEQLRTLQRVTGADEVLVTTITHDHADRVHSFELLAKEWYA, encoded by the coding sequence ATGACCGTTCCACTCTGCATTCTCGACCTGTCACCGGTCCCGGCGGGCGGCGGTGTCGCCGCCGCGCTGCGCAACAGCGTGGACCTGGCCCGCCGGGCGGAGGAGTTCGGCTACCACCGCTACTGGGTCGCCGAGCACCACTTCGCTGCCGGGGTCGCCAGCTCCCATCCGGCGCTGCTGATCGCGCAGATCGCCGCCGCGACGAGCCACATCCGGGTCGGGTCCGGCGCGGTGCAGACCGGCCACCAGACCGCGCTCTCCATCGCCGAGCAGTTCGGGCTGCTCGACGCCCTCTACCCCGGCCGCATCGACCTCGGGCTGGGACGGTCCGGGCAGCGGCGGGTCGAGGCGATCGCCGAACTCGGCCGCCCGCCGGTGGCCCCGCCCGAGGCGCGGGTGGTGGACGGGCTGCTGATCCCGCGGCCGTTCTCGTTCGCGAAGCTCATCGGCTCCCCGCGCTTCGCCGTCTACGCATCCCTGCTGCAGCAGGAGGGCGCGCTGCCGCCGGACTTCCCGGCTCAGGTCGACGAGATCCTGGCGCTGCTCGCGGCGGAGTACCGGAGCGAGGACGGCGTCGAGGCGTACGCCCGCGCGGGCGAGGCCACCGACGTCGAGGTGTGGGTGCTGGGCAGCAGCGGTGGGGAGAGCGCACGGGTGGCGGGTGCCCGTGGGCTGCCGTTCGCGGCGAACTACCACGTCAGCCCGGCGACGGTGCTGGAGGCGGCGGAGGGCTACCGGGCGGCGTTCCAGCCGTCGGCCGGTAACGCGGCGCCGAGGATGATGGTCTCGGCGGATGTCGTGGTCGCCTCCGACGACGAGGAGGCCCGCAGGCTGGCGACGCCGTACGCGTTGTGGGTACGCAGCATCCGGCTCGGCGAGGGCGCGATCCCCTACCCGACCCCGGAGCAGGCGGCCGCATACGCCTGGAGCGACGAGGACCGGGAGCTCGTCGCCGACCGGCTCGCGACGCAGTTCGTCGGCTCGCCGCAGACCGTGGCGGAGCAGCTGCGCACGCTGCAGCGGGTGACCGGTGCCGACGAGGTGCTGGTCACCACGATCACCCACGACCACGCCGACCGGGTGCACTCGTTCGAGCTGCTTGCCAAGGAGTGGTACGCATGA
- a CDS encoding LLM class flavin-dependent oxidoreductase has translation MKVLLITLITHLPDPITGVRLSTTERLRQVVAKAVLAEELGFDGFGVGERHERPFISSSPPVVLSHIAAKTSTIRLFTAVTTLSLLDPVRAYEDYATLDHLSGGRLELIIGKGNGAAQAQLYHVTTQDQWDRNREGYELFRRLWREERVNWSGRFRPSLTEAEVWPRPLQQPIRVWHGSATSRESVDLAAFFGDPLFSANVTNPIEPYADLIDHYRERWAHYGHDPADALVGAGSAGFYAARTSQEAIETYRPIYEARRAAFARLGIDPVFHSLEDAIERSSILVGSPQQILDKVHRYHERFGHEVMHLTADGDGLTDHQHRATLELFQSEMAPVLRRDIPSRPFADLGGATR, from the coding sequence ATGAAGGTCCTGCTGATCACGCTCATCACGCACCTGCCGGACCCGATCACCGGGGTCCGCCTGTCGACGACCGAGCGGCTGCGGCAGGTGGTGGCGAAGGCGGTCCTCGCCGAGGAGCTGGGATTCGACGGCTTCGGCGTGGGGGAGCGCCACGAGCGCCCGTTCATCTCGTCATCGCCACCGGTGGTGCTGAGCCACATCGCGGCGAAGACCTCGACGATCCGGCTCTTCACGGCGGTGACCACGCTGAGCCTGCTCGACCCGGTCCGGGCCTATGAGGACTACGCCACCCTCGACCACCTCTCCGGCGGCCGGCTGGAGCTGATCATCGGCAAGGGCAACGGTGCCGCGCAGGCACAGCTCTACCACGTCACCACGCAGGACCAGTGGGACCGCAACCGCGAGGGCTACGAGCTGTTCCGGCGGCTCTGGCGGGAGGAGAGGGTGAACTGGTCGGGGCGGTTCCGGCCGTCGCTGACCGAGGCCGAGGTGTGGCCCCGCCCGTTGCAGCAGCCGATCCGGGTCTGGCACGGCAGCGCGACGAGCCGCGAATCGGTGGACCTGGCGGCGTTCTTCGGCGATCCGCTCTTCTCCGCCAACGTCACCAACCCCATCGAGCCCTACGCCGACCTCATCGACCACTACCGCGAGCGGTGGGCGCACTACGGGCACGATCCCGCCGACGCGCTCGTCGGTGCGGGGTCGGCGGGCTTCTACGCGGCGCGCACGTCGCAGGAGGCGATCGAGACCTACCGGCCGATCTACGAGGCGCGCCGGGCCGCGTTCGCCCGGCTCGGCATCGATCCGGTGTTCCACAGCCTGGAGGACGCGATCGAGCGCAGCTCCATCCTGGTCGGCAGCCCGCAGCAGATCCTCGACAAGGTGCACCGCTATCACGAGCGGTTCGGACACGAGGTGATGCACCTGACCGCCGACGGCGACGGCCTCACCGACCACCAGCACCGCGCGACGCTGGAGCTCTTCCAGAGCGAGATGGCGCCGGTGCTGCGCCGCGACATCCCCAGCCGCCCGTTCGCCGACCTCGGAGGAGCCACCCGATGA
- a CDS encoding sulfatase: MTDAKIDRRGILRGLGAAGLGAATGWAIGADAAEAATPPNVIVVLIDDLARRELGCYGNTFNETPHMDRLAADGTRFTAGYSAAPVCSPTRASLMTGQYPARVGITEFLGPAGDDFLPTSFQTLPETLRAAGYRTGLIGKWHLSETYTGPVRNRPGNPWSHGFTDVIASEQKYIAGGDYFHPYFMLPDLPQRLPNEYLTERLNLEAVDFIIAAHQQGVPFYLHLAHYATHATLAAPQPLIDKYAAKPGAGQPGRNPVLAAMLQVVDDGVGAIRATLDQLGIAGDTVILLLSDNGGDGAVAPSTPLRGAKATLYEGGVRVPMIAYHPAAPGGRVVDTPFSTVDVMPTLLDTAGVARPPGVHLDGVSFAGLLSGGAAPQRDTLFWVYPHWHNPGAPTASVRRGKHKLLRYLHDGRTELFDLVADPGETANLATSLPAKTQELQAALDAHLRDVDLFPPEPSPANLPVLVTEQEFDGGLGGLTVLAPAPEQRAGTVAAAGGALTVAAGGAPAFALLRSDIPATHTDVAVIVSQRSYAGAAATSQDTLFAGLVKDAANYFLVWYNHKLKRVGWDVRIAGVLTGERITQLDGKINYPGPNARLACVLHGDELTAYAVAANGWQYLFTADAGRYARLDDPAVRAQYRYGFGVRLDGGTITVERFAVRRR, encoded by the coding sequence ATGACCGACGCGAAGATCGACCGCCGCGGCATCCTGCGCGGGCTGGGCGCTGCCGGGCTCGGGGCCGCCACCGGCTGGGCCATCGGTGCGGATGCCGCCGAGGCGGCGACTCCACCGAACGTCATCGTCGTGCTCATCGACGACCTCGCCCGGCGGGAGCTCGGCTGCTACGGCAACACCTTCAACGAGACGCCCCACATGGACCGGCTCGCCGCCGACGGCACCCGGTTCACCGCCGGGTATTCGGCCGCGCCGGTCTGCTCGCCGACCCGGGCCAGCCTGATGACGGGGCAGTACCCGGCGCGGGTGGGCATCACCGAGTTCCTCGGCCCCGCCGGCGACGACTTCCTGCCGACCAGCTTCCAGACCCTGCCCGAGACGCTGCGGGCCGCGGGCTACCGGACCGGCCTCATCGGCAAGTGGCACCTCTCCGAGACCTACACCGGGCCGGTCCGGAACCGGCCCGGCAACCCCTGGTCGCACGGCTTCACCGACGTCATCGCCTCGGAGCAGAAGTACATCGCCGGGGGTGACTACTTCCACCCCTACTTCATGCTGCCGGACCTGCCGCAGCGCCTTCCGAACGAGTACCTCACCGAGCGGCTCAACCTGGAGGCGGTCGACTTCATCATCGCCGCCCACCAGCAGGGTGTGCCGTTCTACCTCCACCTCGCCCACTACGCCACCCACGCGACGCTCGCCGCTCCCCAACCCCTGATCGACAAGTACGCTGCGAAGCCCGGCGCCGGACAGCCCGGCCGCAACCCGGTCCTCGCCGCGATGCTGCAGGTCGTCGACGACGGCGTCGGCGCGATCCGGGCCACCCTCGACCAGCTCGGCATCGCCGGCGACACGGTGATCCTGCTGCTCTCGGACAACGGCGGCGACGGCGCGGTGGCACCGAGCACCCCGCTGCGCGGCGCCAAGGCCACCCTCTACGAGGGCGGTGTCCGGGTGCCGATGATCGCCTACCACCCCGCGGCACCGGGCGGACGGGTGGTCGACACCCCGTTCAGCACGGTCGATGTGATGCCGACGCTGCTCGACACCGCCGGGGTGGCCCGGCCGCCCGGCGTGCACCTCGACGGGGTGAGCTTCGCCGGGCTCCTCAGCGGCGGCGCGGCACCGCAGCGGGACACGCTGTTCTGGGTCTACCCGCACTGGCACAACCCGGGCGCGCCGACCGCCTCCGTCCGGCGCGGAAAGCACAAGCTGCTGCGATACCTGCACGACGGGCGTACCGAGCTGTTCGACCTCGTCGCCGACCCGGGCGAGACGGCGAACCTCGCCACCAGCCTGCCGGCCAAGACCCAGGAGCTGCAGGCGGCCCTCGACGCGCACCTGCGCGATGTCGACCTGTTCCCGCCGGAACCCTCCCCCGCCAACCTGCCGGTCCTCGTGACCGAGCAGGAGTTCGACGGCGGGCTGGGCGGGCTCACCGTGCTGGCCCCGGCGCCGGAGCAGCGCGCCGGCACCGTCGCCGCGGCCGGCGGCGCGCTGACCGTCGCGGCCGGCGGGGCGCCGGCGTTCGCGCTGCTGCGCTCCGACATACCCGCCACCCACACCGATGTCGCGGTCATCGTGAGCCAGCGGTCCTACGCCGGCGCCGCCGCGACCAGCCAGGACACCCTCTTCGCCGGGCTGGTCAAGGACGCCGCGAACTACTTCCTGGTCTGGTACAACCACAAGCTCAAGCGGGTCGGCTGGGACGTGCGGATCGCAGGCGTCCTGACCGGTGAGCGCATCACCCAGCTCGACGGGAAGATCAACTACCCGGGTCCGAACGCCCGGCTCGCCTGCGTCCTGCACGGCGACGAGCTCACCGCCTACGCGGTCGCCGCCAACGGCTGGCAGTACCTCTTCACCGCCGACGCCGGCCGGTACGCACGCCTCGACGACCCCGCCGTCCGCGCCCAGTACCGCTACGGGTTCGGCGTCCGCCTCGACGGCGGGACGATCACCGTGGAGCGCTTCGCCGTCCGCCGCCGCTGA
- a CDS encoding ABC transporter permease yields the protein MSLTTEAGPLTRVAAPATADPSARRRWRARPGVIAGVGYLVLALIAVVRPQLLAGADPLAADPFHVLEPPSSGHWFGTDYLGRDVFDRVVHGARHSLSIGVAATGIAVACGVLLGVIAGLAHRVADEALSRSFDALSAFPLLLLALLFIAIAGPGTVSLIVAIGIATLPHYARVVRSQTFVVRRAGYVEQAVAFGASRTRLVIRHVLPNVLGPIPVIAVIGLGEAILTAAGLSFLGMGPQPPSPEWGAMLSDGRSYLRIAWWASITPGIAVTLTVISLTVLGRHLQRRFDGRSGR from the coding sequence ATGAGCCTGACCACCGAAGCCGGCCCGCTGACCAGGGTCGCCGCACCCGCGACGGCGGACCCGTCGGCACGCCGCCGGTGGCGGGCCCGTCCCGGTGTCATCGCCGGCGTCGGTTACCTCGTGCTCGCGCTGATCGCCGTCGTCCGGCCGCAGCTGCTCGCCGGTGCCGATCCGCTCGCCGCCGACCCGTTCCACGTGCTCGAACCGCCCAGCAGCGGCCACTGGTTCGGCACCGACTATCTCGGCCGCGATGTCTTCGACCGGGTCGTGCACGGCGCCCGGCACTCGCTGAGCATCGGCGTCGCCGCGACCGGAATCGCCGTGGCCTGCGGCGTCCTGCTCGGTGTCATCGCCGGGCTCGCGCACCGCGTCGCCGACGAGGCGCTCTCCCGCTCCTTCGACGCGCTGTCGGCGTTCCCGCTGCTGCTGTTGGCGCTGCTGTTCATCGCGATCGCCGGACCGGGCACGGTCAGCCTCATCGTCGCCATCGGCATCGCCACCCTGCCGCACTACGCCCGGGTCGTGCGCTCGCAGACATTCGTCGTCCGCCGGGCCGGCTATGTCGAGCAGGCGGTCGCGTTCGGCGCCTCGCGGACCCGGCTGGTGATCCGGCACGTCCTGCCCAACGTGCTCGGCCCCATTCCGGTCATCGCCGTGATCGGGCTCGGCGAGGCGATCCTCACCGCCGCCGGGCTCAGCTTCCTCGGCATGGGACCGCAGCCGCCGTCGCCGGAGTGGGGCGCGATGCTGTCGGACGGCCGCAGCTACCTGCGCATCGCCTGGTGGGCGTCGATCACCCCCGGCATCGCCGTGACCCTCACCGTCATCAGCCTCACCGTGCTCGGCCGCCACCTCCAGCGCCGCTTCGACGGCAGGTCGGGCCGATGA
- a CDS encoding dipeptide ABC transporter ATP-binding protein, with protein sequence MTALIRVEDLHVTFRTARHDVPAVRGITFDIHRGECVAIVGESGSGKSVTARTLVGLAGSNSQVRAERLDIDGNDATGYRTRDWRRVRGRFAGLVLQDALVSLDPLRTVGDEIGEVLQTHGVVPCSQRSQRVEQLLADVHVPEPARRARQYPHQLSGGLRQRALIASAIAAEPPLLIADEPTTALDVTVQAQILRLLAERRAAGATLLLISHDLAVVAQLADRVLVMKDGVIVEEGETGQVLREPRHAYTRLLLAAIPSAASRGRRLSTPVSAVAAALPPVTVDPAAVVARVEGVHKRYGDHEVVRDVSFTIARGETLGLVGESGSGKTTVAQLLFGLVEPTAGSVAFGGQRWSGIPERQRRAQRRGMQLISQDPLSSFDPRYPVERIIAEALPDARDRRARVAELLDRVGLDRDVLDRYPRQLSGGQRQRVAIARAIAPRPSLIICDEPVSALDVSVQAQVLDLLAEIRAQDGTALLFISHDLGVVHHLSDRVLVMHEGSVVEQGHVGDVFVHPKHAYTRTLLDALPALGV encoded by the coding sequence ATGACCGCGCTGATCCGGGTCGAGGACCTGCACGTCACCTTCCGGACCGCCCGGCACGACGTGCCCGCCGTCCGGGGGATCACCTTCGACATCCACCGGGGTGAGTGCGTGGCGATCGTGGGGGAGTCCGGCTCCGGCAAGAGCGTCACCGCGCGGACCCTCGTCGGTCTCGCCGGATCGAACTCGCAGGTCAGAGCCGAGCGCCTCGACATCGACGGCAATGACGCCACCGGTTACCGGACCCGTGACTGGCGACGCGTCCGCGGGCGCTTCGCCGGGCTGGTCCTGCAGGACGCGCTCGTCTCCCTCGACCCGCTGCGCACCGTCGGCGACGAGATCGGCGAGGTCCTGCAGACCCACGGCGTCGTGCCCTGCTCCCAACGCTCGCAGCGGGTGGAGCAGTTGCTCGCCGATGTCCACGTGCCGGAACCAGCACGCCGCGCCCGGCAGTACCCGCACCAGCTCTCCGGCGGGCTGCGCCAGCGGGCCCTCATCGCCTCCGCTATCGCGGCCGAGCCGCCGCTGCTCATCGCCGACGAGCCGACCACCGCGCTCGATGTCACCGTGCAGGCGCAGATCCTGCGGCTGCTCGCCGAACGCCGGGCGGCCGGAGCGACATTGCTGCTGATCAGCCATGACCTCGCGGTCGTGGCCCAGCTCGCCGACCGGGTCCTGGTGATGAAGGACGGCGTCATCGTCGAGGAGGGGGAGACCGGGCAGGTGCTGCGTGAGCCTCGGCACGCGTACACGAGACTGCTCTTGGCGGCGATCCCCTCGGCGGCCTCGCGCGGGCGGCGGTTGTCCACGCCGGTGAGCGCGGTCGCGGCGGCCCTGCCGCCGGTCACCGTGGACCCGGCGGCGGTCGTGGCGCGGGTGGAGGGCGTGCACAAGCGCTACGGCGACCACGAGGTGGTCCGTGATGTCAGCTTCACCATCGCGCGCGGCGAGACCCTGGGCCTCGTCGGCGAGTCAGGGTCCGGCAAGACCACCGTCGCGCAGCTGCTGTTCGGGCTGGTCGAGCCCACGGCGGGATCGGTCGCCTTCGGCGGGCAGCGGTGGTCGGGCATTCCCGAGCGGCAGCGCCGTGCCCAGCGCCGCGGGATGCAGCTGATCTCCCAGGACCCGCTGAGCTCGTTCGACCCCCGCTATCCGGTGGAGCGGATCATCGCCGAGGCGCTGCCGGACGCGCGCGATCGCCGGGCCCGGGTCGCCGAGCTGCTCGACCGGGTCGGGCTGGACCGCGACGTGCTCGACCGCTATCCGCGGCAGCTCTCCGGCGGGCAGCGGCAGCGGGTCGCGATCGCCCGCGCGATCGCGCCCCGGCCGAGCCTGATCATCTGCGACGAGCCGGTCTCCGCCCTCGATGTCTCCGTGCAGGCCCAGGTCCTCGACCTGCTCGCCGAGATCCGCGCGCAGGACGGCACGGCGCTGCTGTTCATCTCGCACGACCTCGGCGTCGTGCACCACCTCAGCGACCGGGTCCTCGTCATGCACGAGGGCAGCGTCGTGGAGCAGGGCCACGTCGGCGACGTGTTCGTGCACCCGAAGCACGCCTACACCCGGACCCTGCTGGACGCGCTTCCGGCGCTGGGGGTGTGA
- a CDS encoding ABC transporter permease produces MTLVRAVARRLATAAVVLWAAATAAYLALLLAPGSTVDSIIGDGADTPEIRAQIIAEWHLDRPEIVQYATYLLRAAQGDLGRSYQLQRPVSDVIGAQLLPTLKLALAAVAIAVVIAVVVAVVTAGRRPWLRRASSTTELVLVSTPTFLIGLILLNIFSFRLGLFPVSGDRDLSALVLPAITLALPIGSLLAQVLRDGIERALDEPFVVTARARGVRETAVLARHALRHALLPAVTLTGWLFGVLIGGTVIIEQVFGRPGIGQVTLLAVSTKDMPVVLAVVVLSAAVYVALSTAADLAYLLIDPRLRRS; encoded by the coding sequence GTGACCCTCGTTCGAGCGGTCGCCCGCCGGCTCGCCACGGCGGCGGTGGTCCTCTGGGCCGCCGCCACCGCGGCCTACCTCGCCCTGCTGCTCGCGCCCGGCAGCACCGTCGACAGCATCATCGGCGACGGCGCGGACACCCCGGAGATCCGGGCGCAGATCATCGCCGAGTGGCACCTCGACCGGCCCGAGATCGTCCAGTACGCCACCTACCTGCTGCGCGCCGCCCAGGGCGATCTCGGCCGCTCCTACCAGCTGCAACGCCCCGTCAGCGATGTCATCGGCGCGCAGCTGCTCCCGACGCTGAAGCTCGCCCTCGCCGCCGTCGCCATCGCCGTGGTGATCGCGGTCGTCGTCGCGGTCGTCACCGCCGGGCGCCGGCCGTGGCTGCGCCGGGCCAGCTCCACCACCGAGCTGGTCCTCGTGTCGACGCCGACGTTCCTCATCGGACTGATCCTGCTCAACATCTTCTCGTTCCGGCTGGGTCTCTTCCCGGTCTCCGGCGACCGGGACCTCTCCGCCCTCGTGCTGCCCGCGATCACCCTCGCCCTGCCGATCGGGAGCCTGCTCGCCCAGGTGCTGCGCGACGGCATCGAGCGCGCGCTCGACGAGCCGTTCGTCGTGACCGCCCGCGCCCGGGGCGTGCGCGAGACCGCCGTGCTCGCCCGCCACGCGCTGCGCCACGCCCTGCTGCCCGCGGTCACCCTGACGGGCTGGCTGTTCGGCGTACTGATCGGCGGCACCGTGATCATCGAGCAGGTCTTCGGCCGCCCCGGCATCGGCCAGGTCACCCTCCTCGCCGTCTCGACCAAGGACATGCCCGTCGTCCTGGCGGTCGTGGTGCTCTCCGCAGCCGTCTACGTCGCCCTCAGCACCGCCGCCGACCTCGCTTACCTGCTGATCGATCCACGGCTGCGAAGGAGCTGA
- a CDS encoding ABC transporter substrate-binding protein, which translates to MLPFSRTPRLAAAAAALALALTACSGGGTGDTADSAGQPVAGGALTWGIETEPITFNPHQYAQAKARLLVWNSFEALLTHDADGGFVPWLATGYQVSPDGLVYTVKLRTDVTFHDGEKFDAAAVKANFDQLLQPGYAPALRGVQLRNLGSVTVTVTDPATVTITLTAPDVLILDFLASPQGAQISPKSLREAKNLKAGGPDVVGTGPFVLDRYTPGQEVHYRKYPAYHWAPANAGHQGAAYLDEVTYRFLKESSVRVGALTSGQVQVIEGVPATDQDLVKTTPQLALNKSLNSGSAYSYYFNTGHAPFDDVRVRRAFRDAVDVDAVLQAVYRGTATRAWSVIGPTSPLYDKRFEGSYGNNAANADKLLDEAGWSGRDAEGFRTRDGKRLTVRVVQSAPYVRDRRDILAQAVQAAVKQSAGIDLKVSIVDQGTATAAIAANEFEIFDNSRADTDAGAALNLLLFSTGAINRTNYKDPELDGLLAAGQATGDPAKRVSVYSDIQRLTVADQALLLPLYAPADQIGAARTIGGIGFEPTAGVPGSAYNIWIGK; encoded by the coding sequence ATGCTGCCCTTTTCGCGTACCCCGAGGCTGGCCGCCGCCGCCGCAGCCCTCGCTCTCGCCCTGACCGCCTGCTCCGGTGGCGGCACCGGTGACACCGCCGACTCCGCCGGGCAGCCGGTCGCCGGCGGCGCCCTGACCTGGGGCATCGAGACCGAACCGATCACCTTCAACCCCCACCAGTACGCCCAGGCCAAGGCCCGGCTGCTGGTGTGGAATTCGTTCGAGGCGCTGCTCACCCACGACGCCGACGGCGGCTTCGTGCCGTGGCTCGCGACCGGCTACCAGGTGTCCCCGGACGGCCTCGTCTACACCGTCAAGCTGCGGACCGATGTCACCTTCCACGACGGCGAGAAGTTCGACGCCGCCGCGGTGAAGGCGAACTTCGACCAGCTCCTGCAGCCCGGCTACGCACCGGCCCTGCGCGGGGTGCAGCTGCGCAACCTGGGCAGCGTCACCGTCACCGTCACCGACCCGGCCACCGTCACGATCACCCTGACGGCCCCCGACGTGCTGATCCTGGACTTCCTCGCCTCACCCCAGGGCGCGCAGATCTCGCCGAAGTCGCTGCGGGAGGCGAAGAACCTCAAGGCCGGCGGCCCGGATGTCGTCGGCACCGGCCCCTTCGTCCTCGACCGCTACACCCCCGGCCAGGAGGTCCACTACCGCAAATACCCCGCCTACCACTGGGCGCCGGCCAACGCCGGGCACCAGGGCGCCGCCTACCTCGACGAGGTCACCTACCGCTTCCTCAAGGAGTCATCGGTACGGGTCGGCGCCCTCACCTCCGGACAGGTGCAGGTCATCGAGGGCGTGCCCGCCACCGATCAGGACCTGGTCAAGACGACACCGCAGCTCGCGTTGAACAAGTCGCTGAACTCCGGCTCCGCGTACTCGTACTACTTCAACACCGGCCACGCACCGTTCGACGACGTCCGGGTGCGCCGGGCGTTCCGGGACGCCGTCGATGTCGACGCCGTCCTGCAGGCCGTCTACCGGGGCACGGCGACGCGGGCGTGGAGTGTCATCGGGCCGACCAGCCCGCTCTACGACAAGCGGTTCGAGGGGAGCTACGGCAACAACGCCGCCAACGCCGACAAGCTGCTCGACGAGGCGGGCTGGAGCGGGCGCGACGCCGAGGGATTCCGCACCAGGGACGGCAAGCGCCTCACCGTCCGGGTGGTCCAGTCCGCGCCCTACGTCCGGGACCGTCGCGACATCCTGGCCCAGGCCGTGCAGGCGGCGGTGAAGCAGAGCGCGGGCATCGACCTGAAGGTGTCCATCGTGGACCAGGGCACCGCGACGGCGGCGATCGCGGCCAACGAGTTCGAGATCTTCGACAACTCCCGTGCCGACACCGACGCCGGTGCCGCGCTCAACCTGCTGCTCTTCTCGACCGGCGCGATCAACCGGACCAACTACAAGGACCCCGAGCTCGACGGGCTCCTCGCCGCCGGGCAGGCGACCGGTGATCCCGCCAAGCGGGTCTCGGTCTACTCCGACATCCAGCGCCTCACCGTCGCCGACCAGGCCCTGCTGCTGCCGCTGTATGCCCCGGCCGACCAGATCGGCGCCGCCCGCACCATCGGCGGGATCGGCTTCGAACCGACGGCGGGCGTGCCGGGCAGCGCCTACAACATCTGGATCGGCAAGTGA
- a CDS encoding LLM class flavin-dependent oxidoreductase, which translates to MTAFHWFLPTGGDSRTVDVGVHGTTIGASSAAAGTRPPTLDYLGQLARAADTLGYTGVLTPTGAHCEDAWVVTAALIAQTRRLRFLVALRPGLVEPVLAAQMAATFQRLSGGRVLLNVVAGGSDEEQRGYGDRLGHDDRYQRAAEFLDVVRRAWSGESFDHTGKHYTVEGGHLRRPPDPVPEVYLGGSSPAAVEVAARHADVYLTWGEPVDQVAAKVQRVRAAAAEHGRAPRFGIRLHVIARDTAERAWADADRLIAGLDDETIAARQAALRLLASDGQRRMLDLHGGDRDRLVVGPNLWAGIGLVRGGAGTALVGSHAEIADRIEDYRRVGIDEFILSGYPHLEEAYAFAEGVRPLLLPTGERLPPR; encoded by the coding sequence GTGACCGCCTTCCACTGGTTCCTGCCGACCGGCGGCGACAGCCGCACGGTCGACGTCGGCGTGCACGGCACCACGATCGGCGCGAGCAGCGCCGCCGCCGGCACCCGGCCGCCGACGCTGGACTACCTCGGCCAGCTCGCCCGCGCCGCAGACACCCTCGGCTACACCGGCGTGCTGACACCGACCGGCGCGCACTGCGAGGACGCGTGGGTCGTCACCGCCGCGCTCATCGCGCAGACCCGGCGCTTGCGCTTCCTGGTGGCGCTGCGGCCGGGGCTCGTCGAGCCGGTGCTCGCCGCGCAGATGGCGGCCACGTTCCAGCGGTTGTCGGGCGGGCGGGTCCTGCTCAACGTCGTCGCCGGCGGCAGCGACGAAGAGCAGCGGGGGTACGGCGACCGGCTCGGCCACGACGACCGTTACCAGCGGGCGGCGGAGTTCCTCGACGTGGTCCGCCGGGCGTGGAGCGGCGAATCGTTCGACCACACGGGCAAGCACTACACCGTCGAGGGCGGACACCTGCGCCGGCCGCCCGACCCGGTGCCGGAGGTCTACCTCGGCGGGTCGTCACCGGCCGCCGTCGAGGTCGCCGCCCGGCACGCCGATGTCTACCTGACCTGGGGCGAACCCGTCGACCAGGTGGCGGCGAAGGTGCAGCGGGTCCGGGCGGCCGCCGCCGAGCACGGGCGGGCGCCGAGGTTCGGCATCCGGCTGCACGTCATCGCCCGCGACACCGCCGAGCGGGCCTGGGCGGACGCCGACCGGCTCATCGCCGGGCTCGACGACGAGACCATCGCGGCCCGGCAGGCGGCACTGCGCCTGCTGGCGTCGGACGGCCAGCGCCGGATGCTCGACCTGCACGGCGGCGACCGCGACCGGCTCGTCGTCGGCCCGAACCTGTGGGCCGGCATCGGCCTGGTCCGCGGCGGTGCGGGGACGGCGCTGGTGGGCAGCCACGCCGAGATCGCCGACCGCATCGAGGACTACCGCCGGGTCGGGATCGACGAGTTCATCCTGTCCGGCTACCCGCACCTGGAGGAGGCCTACGCGTTCGCGGAAGGCGTCCGGCCGCTGCTGCTCCCCACCGGCGAAAGGCTTCCACCGCGATGA